GTTGGCAGATCTGCGCTTCCGGCAGAACTCTGCTATCTCGGAAATGGTGGATAAATATCTGCCGGACCGGCAACTTATCGTCCGAAAGGACTTCATTATCTGCACAGCGTCATTTGCGCGCACAATAGCACCTATATGATCAGTCATCAGTTCGCGTTAAGCGGGGACTCCAAAACGCGAAGGTTGTGAACTGTCATTCCGCGCCGCGCACCTCACGCACCCATGCAATGATTGTCTCGCGCGACTCTTGATCCATCTGGATTGCATTCGGTGGCGGCATGGCGTGACTCAGGCCTGCTTGCAGGTAGATTTCGCTGGCGTATTTGGCAACGTCACCAGGCGTTTCCAAGTGAATACCCTTGGGCGCCCACTGCATGTTATTCCAAACCGGTTCACGTGCATGGCACATCGAACAGTGGCCAAGCACGGTATCATAGGCGTCTTCGAACCCAGCCGCGGAAACAAAGCGCTGTTCATACGCTGTAAGCGCGCGTGCCTCTGCGTCTTCCCATGTTTCCGTTGGGCGGACAGACGACAACCATGCAATCAGGATCATTAGCAATACTGTCACTGCCCAAGTCCAATGTGGCCCTGTACCTGTTCGGTGCATGGTATTGAAATAGTGGCGAATGGTGACACCGGTCAGGAAGATAAGGCTTGCGATGATCCATGCATACGGTGTGCCGAACGATAGCGGATAATGGTTCGACAACATCAGGAAGACGACTGGCAATGTCAGGTAATTGTTGTGCGTGGACCGCAGCTTTGCAATCGCTCCGTACTTTGCGTCGGGGGTCCTGCCAGCCTTGAGATCGGCAACGACAATCCGTTGGTTCGGCATGATGATGAAAAACACGTTCGCAGTCATGATTGTCGCTGTGAACGCACCAAGGTGAAGCAGCGCAGCCCGACCGGTGAAAATCTGGTTGTAGCCCCACGACATCACGACAAGCAGTGCAAAAAGCACAAGCATCAGAAGGGTGGGATAGTCCCTTAGCCCGCGTTTACACAATTGGTCATAGATTACCCAACCGATGGTGAGGGACGCGCCGGAAATCAATATGCCCTGCCACAAAGACAAATCCGCTTTGGTCGGGTCCAGCAGATAGATCTCACCGCCAACCCAGTAGACGATCATAAGCAGCGCAGCCCCTGACAGCCATGTCGTATAGCTTTGCCATTTGTGCCAAGTCAGATGCTCTGGAAGTCGCGCTGGTGCGACAAGGTACTTGGTCGTGTGGTAAAATCCGCCGCCATGCACCTCCCATTCTTCGCCATACGCACCTTCGGGCATGCCCGGTGCAGGTTTCAGCATCAAATCCAGAGCGATGAAATAGAACGACGCACCAATCCACGCCATGGCAGTGATCACGTGCAGCCAACGCACGGAAAACGCCACCCAATCCCACATCACAGCTAAATCAAACATGCGTCGTCTCCCTCGTCGGACTCCAAAGGATGCTATGCCATAAAGCATTATTCTGGTATTGCTGCAAAAAGCCAAAGAGCATCAAAAAAAACCAAACAATGTCATACCTCGAAAACATCCGCACTTTCGTAAGGGTCTATGAGCTGGGCAGCATGTCTGCTGCAGGCCGTGACCTTCGGATATCACCTGCTGTCACATCTTCCCGCATTTCTCAACTTGAGGATCGCCTGAGCGTCCGCCTCTTCCAGCGCACGACTCGCAGCCTGACCCCAACCGAACAGGGCAAAGCATTCTACGGCGGGGCCTGCGAAGTGCTGGAAGCCGTCGAAAACGCAGAAGCGAACGTCGTCAATATCACGGATAATCCAAAAGGATCCTTGTTTGTGGCGGCACCACTGGGTGTAGGTCGCAGGTTGATCGCGCCGCAAGTCCCAGAGTTTTTAGCGCAGTACCCCGAAGTTTCGGTCCGACTCAGACTGACGGATCGAAAGATCGACCTCACAACCGAAGGACTCGATCTTGCATTCTTTCTTGGCCAGCCCGAAGACAGTAATCTCCGCATCCGGAAAATCGCGGATGTACCGCGCGTTTTGTGTGCCTCTCCGGAATATATCGAAGCCCACGGAAATCCTGTCTCTGGCGAACAACTGATTGCTGATGGCCACGAGTGTTTGAATCTGCGTTTTCCGGGGGCGCCAGAGTTTCAATGGCCTCTGATCACTGACGACGGACCCAAGAAATTTCGGGTCTCTGGCCGTTACGAATGTGACGACGGTGACATTCTGACCGATTGGGCGTTGGCCGGCCATGGTATCGCGATGAAACCGACCTTCGAAGTGTCGAGTTATATCACCAACGGCCAATTAGTGCCGGTCGCCGTGAACACGCCGCCAGAAAACATTCAGATGGCCTGTCTTTTCACACACCGCCGGCGGCAGGACCCTAAGACAAGACTGTTTATGGAGTTCATGATCGAACGGATCGGCAAAGCCGTGAGAAATAGCTCCATTCAGGCTCAGCTGCCCCGATAGGTCGAATAGCCAAATGGCGAAAGAAGTAGCGGGACATGATAATGCGAGGCTTCTGACATCCCAAACCGGAGCGGGATAACATCCAGAAAACGAGGCGTTTCCGGCGCGACACCACAAGCGTCAAAATAGTCACCCGCGTGGAAGATCAACTCATAAACGCCAATCTGAAAATCTGCCTCCGGCAATATCTGTTCATCCGTCCGCCCGTCGTTGTTGGTCACAAGCGTCCTTAGATGGGTCCGGGTAACACCTTCGATACGGAAAAGGTCGATTGTAAGTCCGCTTGCCGGACAGCCCTTACTTGTATCAAGGACGTGTGTCGTAAGATAACCCGTCATCGTTGCCTCCATCGGTTCTAAGGTGCTTATAGACGCGCGCTTGCATCAGCAGCAAAGTGCATTTGATTGATGGTCTTTCGCATATTTCTTGAAAATGGCTAAGATTGTTTTGCTTTAACTTCACGCCAGCAATGAGGGAGTCACCCGTGAAGCGATATCCGCGCGACATGACCGGTTACGGTGCCGTACCACCGCCCGCCAATTGGCCGAATGGTGCCAAGATCGCCGTCCAGATCGTTCTCAACTATGAAGAAGGTGGTGAAAACAACATTCTTCATGGCGACCCCGCGTCCGAAGCGTTCTTGTCCGAAATCACTGGCGCACAGGCGTGGCCCGGCCAGCGCCATTGGAATATGGAATCGATTTACGAGTATGGCGCACGTGCAGGGTTTTGGCGCGTTCAAAGGTTGCTCGGCGATTTACCCATCACGGTATACGGTGTCGCGACCGCACTTGCGCGCGCGCCTGCACAGGTGGCCGCAATGAAGTCATCGGGATGGGAAATCGCCAGCCACGGCCTCAAGTGGATCGAACACAAGGACATGCCCGAACATGAAGAACGGGCCCAAATCGCAGAGGCGATCCGGCTTCATACCGAAGTAACCGGTGCGCCGCCACGTGGCTGGTACACTGGCAGATGTTCGAACAATACAGTGCGATTGGCTGCAGAATCTGGCCAATTCGACTACGTCGCTGACAGCTACGCAGACGACCTGCCTTACTGGATGCGGATTGCCGGCAGGGATCAACTGATCGTTCCTTACACGATGGACTGCAACGATATGCGTTTCGCCATACAAGCGGGCTTTAGCAACGGCGATCAGTTCGAAAGTTACCTCAAGGACAGTTTCGACGTCCTGTATGAAGAAGGCGTAGCTGGTACGCCAAAGATGATGTCCATCGGTTTGCACTGCCGGTTGATTGGACGCCCCGGTCGCCTTGCAGCCCTGCGGCGTGCGATCAGGCATATGCAGTCTTATGAAGACGTCTGGTTCGCTACAAGGCTTCAGATTGCACAGCATTGGGCGCAGACGCATCCCCCAAGTGATATTGCCAAACCATCCGAGATGACGCGGGACGCCTTTGTTTCAGCATTTGGAGGGATCTTTGAACACAGCCCGTGGATCGCAGAGGGGGCATACGATCTAGAACGAGGGCCTACTCACGATTGTGCGCAGGGCGTCCACCAATGCCTGACACGTATATTCCGGTCTGCATCACATGATCAGCGATTGGCAGTGCTTAACGCGCACCCCGATCTTGCGGGCAAACTGGCCGCCGCTGGCAAGCTGACCGCAGAAAGCACGTCTGAACAGGCAGGTGCCGGATTGGACATGCTCACAGATGAAGAACGCGAAACGTTCCAGTCCTTGAACACACAATACGTGGACCGGCACGGCTTCCCATTCATCATCGCGGTACGGGACCACACCAAACCCTCCATCATGGCAGCGTTCAAGCAGCGGATCAGCAACGACCGCGAAACCGAGTTTGCCGAAGCCTGTCGGCAGGTCGAACGTATCGCGGAACTCAGACTGCGCGAGAAGTTACCCACATGACCCAGACGATCCAGGTTAAGGAAATTTCAAAAGCCGCGTTTGTGGACTTTGGTGATGTGATCGACACATCAGGCGCTCCTGACAAGATCATCAATCAGGGTCTCTGCGGTCGCTTCCACGACCGCGCAAAACTTGACTTCACTTCGGGGCGTGCAGGTGTCAGCCTGTTCAAGGCAGAGGCGCGTTCCTTGCCAATGGCGCTTCAAATGGTCGAGCGTCATCCCGAAGGATCTCAACTGTTCATACCAATGTCAGAACATGGGTTTCTGGTCATTGTTGCACCCGATGAGAACGGAACGCCCGGTCAGCCTAAGGCATTTCTGACCAAGCCGGGCCAAGCCATCAATTTCCATCGCGGCACATGGCACGGCGTCCTGACGCCATTGTCAGAACCGGGCCTGTTCGCGGTGATTGACCGCGTCGGGACCGGAGCAAATCTTGAAGAACACTGGTTCGACACCCCGTACACCGTTGAACTGAAAAATAAAAAAACCGGTACGGGAATAGCGAAGGCATCTTAGGGAGGAAACTTGACAATGACCGATACATCTATCGGGACGCCGGAACAGCTGCGCGATCCCAATTACACCCCGGCACTTCACCGTGCCATTCCACTGGGCATCCAGCACGTGCTGGCAATGTTCGTTTCGAACGTGACACCTGCCATCATCATCGCAGGTGCAGCTGGCTTTGGATTTGGTTCTGACGCAGGCGCGCAGGGCTTCCCTGACATGACCTACATGATCCAGATGTCGATGCTGTTTGCAGGCATCGCGACATTGTTTCAAACGATCGGAATGGGACCGGTCGGCGCACGTCTGCCAATCGTTCAAGGCACAAGTTTTGCTTTCATTCCAATCATGATCCCGCTCGTGGCCGGTAAGGGCGTTGACGCACTTCCGGTCCTGTTTGGTGGGGTCTTGATCGGCGGCTTGTTCCACACGCTCTTGGGAACATTCATTGGGAAAATCCGCTTTGCGCTGCCACCGCTGGTCACCGGCCTTGTTGTTACGATGATCGGTTTGGCATTGGTCAAGGTCGGCATTCAATATGCAGCCGGTGGCGTTCCTGCCATCGATCAGCCGGAATACGGGTCGTTGCTGAACTGGTCGATCGCACTCGTCGTTGTTCTCGTGACGCTCGGGCTGAAGTTCTTTGCCAAGGGGATGTTATCAGTTTCCGCGGTCTTCGTCGGGATCATCGCCGGTTACCTCGTCGCCCTGTTCTTCACGGACATGGTTTCGTTTGAAGGTATCTCAACAAGCATGAGCCGCGCGGCAGCTTTCCAGGTGCCTTCACCCTTCAAATATGGGTTCGAGTTCAGCCTCGCAGCAGTCATCGGCTTCTGCCTGATGTCCTTTGTTTCAGCCGTTGAAACTGTTGGCGACGTGTCAGGTATTACCAAAGGTGGGGCTGGCCGTGAAGCAACTGAACAAGAAATCCAAGGTGCAACATACGCCGACGGTGTTGGTACAGCAATCGCTGGCATCTTTGGCGGTCTGCCGAATACGTCCTTCAGCCAGAACGTGGGCCTGATTGCAATGACCGGCGTGATGAGCCGTCATGTCGTGACCATCGGTGCGATCTTCCTGATCATTTGTGGTCTGATGCCAAAAGTGGGCGCGTTGATCCGCACGATCCCAATCGAAGTTCTGGGTGGTGGTGTGATTGTCATGTTCGGCATGGTCGTTGCGGCAGGTATCTCGATGCTGTCCGATGTGAATTGGAACCGTCGGAACATGGTGATCTTTGCCATCGCCTTGTCGATTGGCCTTGGCCTACAGCTTGATCCGAAAGCAGTTCAGTACTTGCCTGATACGCTGCGCATCTTGATGACCTCTGGTCTGCTTCCAGCTGCCCTGATCGCCATCGTGCTCAATCTGATCCTGCCAGAAGAACTGTCAGATGAATCGACCGAAGAAGTCTCCGGCGGCCTGTCCGGTCACGGCGATGGATCGCTAAAAGGCTGATACCGCCATAACACCGAAAACAAGGGCCCGGTCGTGCGACCGGGCCTTTTTTGTCTGGCAGCATATTTGCATTTGAGCTGAAGAGGCCATTGCGGCCTATCGGCGTCAATCCAACCGGCACAGATGAATTGCGTTTTCACGCGACAGCGTTGATCGCAACTCAAACCATTGGTCGGGAATTCAATCGCTTTGATCGTCGGTCGTCGATACTGACGAAACCCTTGTGCAGGACCGTCACAAATTGCTTGACGGCGCGGACCGACGGCACCCATCCGTGCCATCAATTGCTATTGCATCAGGCAGTAGAGCGGGTTCAAACGGCCTCTGGATTAATGGAAACGCCGCAAAACTTTTCAATTCAAAGGTTTTCCTAACACGAGTCGGTCAAGGCCGAACCCGGCAGGAAAGACAGCAATCATTCGTGACAAGCGAATACATGGGCACCAAAGGCGAAAACTCGGCACCTTGTAGCGCTCGGTCAACACACCAGTGTGAACCCATGTTCTGAATTTGAGGAATTACCCTATAAGTTCAACACACTATAAGGGTGATTTGGCGGACTGGGGAACCGTATAACCCCTGTTTTTACACGTTCGCAAAAATTCGGCAATATCCATTTTTATTTATATATATCAGATAGGTAAATTCGCATGCATCTATTGAAGTTCGCAACCGTTCACCTTAAATCTGAAATCAGTGTGGGAACAAATGTGGGAACAAAATGTTATTGAGCGCTCAAAAGGTCAAAGCAGCGAAGCCGGGGCGGCACGGGGATGGGCGCGGTCTTTTTCTTTACGTCAAACCGTCAGGCACACGTTCGTGGATTCTACGGTATCAAGTGCAAGGACGGCGGCGTGACCTAGGGCTGGGCGCATACCCAGACGTGACGCTGGCCATGGCCCGCGAACGCGCAACCGAAGCCCGCCGATTGATTGCCAACGGCGAAGACCCGATAGCCAAAAAGAAACAAGCCAAACCAAAGACGTTCAAAGATGCAGCACTTGAATTGATCGAAAACAAACGGCACGGCTGGAAAAACGCCAAACACGCTGCACAATGGACATCGACACTCGAAAGCTACGTCTTTCCAAAGATCGGACAAGTTCAAGTATCCAAGATCGAAACTGCGGACGTGATCAGCACATTGACCCCAATCTGGTCCGAAAAGCCCGAAACAGCCAACCGCGTCCGTCAACGCATCGAAGCAGTGATCGACTACGCATCCGCCTTGGGTATCCGCACAGGCGACAACCCCGCGCGCTGGCGCGGACATCTTGACCACCTATTGCCGAAGCCAAAGAAGGTGCGCGCAGTGAAACACCACGCCGCCCTGCCCCATGCCGACATTGCCGACTTCATGACAGAACTGTCCACGCGCACAGGCATTGCAGCACAGGCGCTGGGCTTTACGATTCTGACGGCAGCACGTTCAGGCGAAACGCGTGGCATGATTTGGGGCGAAGTCGATCTTGAAAATGCGACGTGGACCATTCCCGCCCAGCGCATGAAAGCAGGCAAAGAACACCGCGTTCCTTTGAGCAAAGCTGCAATTGCCCTTCTTGGCCCGCGCCGGGACGCCAACGCGCTGGTGTTCGAAAGCGAAGCCAAACCCGGCAAGCCTATATCAGACATGAGTATGACCGCCGTCCTACGCCGTATGAAGCGCGACAACATCACCGTCCACGGTTTCCGATCCACATTCCGCGATTGGGCTGGAGAAACGACAGGCTTTCCACGCGAAGTGATCGAAGCCGCACTTGCACATGGGATCAAAGACAAAGCCGAAGCGGCCTACGCTCGTAGCGATTTGTTCGACAAACGGCGGTTATTGATGGAAGCATGGGCGAGCACTACCGCTTCGCACTCCCAACCCGGCAACGTCGTGTCTATGAAATTAAACTGAGCTACTCCCTGATGTTTGGGCAGGTTTGAGCGAAAATTAGACTATTTAACTTACGTTGCGTGTTGTTAGCGTAGCCGAAATCTCGTTCGCAGACCGAGAGCCAAAAAGAATAATAAGGGCAATGCCGCAACCGTCTGAATTCCTGATACGAATTGCATGGTTGGAGACAGCGCTTCTAGAACCTCTTTCAAGAACGTCCGTCCGAAGCCAAAAATTGGAAGCAGGTTTGAAAAACTGGTAGCTAGAGACAGCGCCGCAGCATCACGAGTGCTATACGAATCAAGCAATTCCGCGAATAGCATACCACCTCCAAGCGCAAATAAAACTGCGAGGTAAAACAGCGGCCTTCCAATACTATTTCCATAACTAGAAAACCAATCAAAGGCATAGTGTAACATGCGTTGTGTCACAGAACCGATATGTTTTGAGAATGCTAATTCTCGTCTGTAGAAAAAGTGTTCGCTTTCCGGAAAAGACTGCCGGGCC
The sequence above is drawn from the Cognatiyoonia koreensis genome and encodes:
- a CDS encoding uracil-xanthine permease family protein — translated: MTDTSIGTPEQLRDPNYTPALHRAIPLGIQHVLAMFVSNVTPAIIIAGAAGFGFGSDAGAQGFPDMTYMIQMSMLFAGIATLFQTIGMGPVGARLPIVQGTSFAFIPIMIPLVAGKGVDALPVLFGGVLIGGLFHTLLGTFIGKIRFALPPLVTGLVVTMIGLALVKVGIQYAAGGVPAIDQPEYGSLLNWSIALVVVLVTLGLKFFAKGMLSVSAVFVGIIAGYLVALFFTDMVSFEGISTSMSRAAAFQVPSPFKYGFEFSLAAVIGFCLMSFVSAVETVGDVSGITKGGAGREATEQEIQGATYADGVGTAIAGIFGGLPNTSFSQNVGLIAMTGVMSRHVVTIGAIFLIICGLMPKVGALIRTIPIEVLGGGVIVMFGMVVAAGISMLSDVNWNRRNMVIFAIALSIGLGLQLDPKAVQYLPDTLRILMTSGLLPAALIAIVLNLILPEELSDESTEEVSGGLSGHGDGSLKG
- a CDS encoding LysR family transcriptional regulator, producing MSYLENIRTFVRVYELGSMSAAGRDLRISPAVTSSRISQLEDRLSVRLFQRTTRSLTPTEQGKAFYGGACEVLEAVENAEANVVNITDNPKGSLFVAAPLGVGRRLIAPQVPEFLAQYPEVSVRLRLTDRKIDLTTEGLDLAFFLGQPEDSNLRIRKIADVPRVLCASPEYIEAHGNPVSGEQLIADGHECLNLRFPGAPEFQWPLITDDGPKKFRVSGRYECDDGDILTDWALAGHGIAMKPTFEVSSYITNGQLVPVAVNTPPENIQMACLFTHRRRQDPKTRLFMEFMIERIGKAVRNSSIQAQLPR
- the puuE gene encoding allantoinase PuuE, giving the protein MKRYPRDMTGYGAVPPPANWPNGAKIAVQIVLNYEEGGENNILHGDPASEAFLSEITGAQAWPGQRHWNMESIYEYGARAGFWRVQRLLGDLPITVYGVATALARAPAQVAAMKSSGWEIASHGLKWIEHKDMPEHEERAQIAEAIRLHTEVTGAPPRGWYTGRCSNNTVRLAAESGQFDYVADSYADDLPYWMRIAGRDQLIVPYTMDCNDMRFAIQAGFSNGDQFESYLKDSFDVLYEEGVAGTPKMMSIGLHCRLIGRPGRLAALRRAIRHMQSYEDVWFATRLQIAQHWAQTHPPSDIAKPSEMTRDAFVSAFGGIFEHSPWIAEGAYDLERGPTHDCAQGVHQCLTRIFRSASHDQRLAVLNAHPDLAGKLAAAGKLTAESTSEQAGAGLDMLTDEERETFQSLNTQYVDRHGFPFIIAVRDHTKPSIMAAFKQRISNDRETEFAEACRQVERIAELRLREKLPT
- a CDS encoding tyrosine-type recombinase/integrase; the protein is MLLSAQKVKAAKPGRHGDGRGLFLYVKPSGTRSWILRYQVQGRRRDLGLGAYPDVTLAMARERATEARRLIANGEDPIAKKKQAKPKTFKDAALELIENKRHGWKNAKHAAQWTSTLESYVFPKIGQVQVSKIETADVISTLTPIWSEKPETANRVRQRIEAVIDYASALGIRTGDNPARWRGHLDHLLPKPKKVRAVKHHAALPHADIADFMTELSTRTGIAAQALGFTILTAARSGETRGMIWGEVDLENATWTIPAQRMKAGKEHRVPLSKAAIALLGPRRDANALVFESEAKPGKPISDMSMTAVLRRMKRDNITVHGFRSTFRDWAGETTGFPREVIEAALAHGIKDKAEAAYARSDLFDKRRLLMEAWASTTASHSQPGNVVSMKLN
- a CDS encoding ureidoglycolate lyase — encoded protein: MTQTIQVKEISKAAFVDFGDVIDTSGAPDKIINQGLCGRFHDRAKLDFTSGRAGVSLFKAEARSLPMALQMVERHPEGSQLFIPMSEHGFLVIVAPDENGTPGQPKAFLTKPGQAINFHRGTWHGVLTPLSEPGLFAVIDRVGTGANLEEHWFDTPYTVELKNKKTGTGIAKAS
- a CDS encoding urate hydroxylase PuuD — its product is MFDLAVMWDWVAFSVRWLHVITAMAWIGASFYFIALDLMLKPAPGMPEGAYGEEWEVHGGGFYHTTKYLVAPARLPEHLTWHKWQSYTTWLSGAALLMIVYWVGGEIYLLDPTKADLSLWQGILISGASLTIGWVIYDQLCKRGLRDYPTLLMLVLFALLVVMSWGYNQIFTGRAALLHLGAFTATIMTANVFFIIMPNQRIVVADLKAGRTPDAKYGAIAKLRSTHNNYLTLPVVFLMLSNHYPLSFGTPYAWIIASLIFLTGVTIRHYFNTMHRTGTGPHWTWAVTVLLMILIAWLSSVRPTETWEDAEARALTAYEQRFVSAAGFEDAYDTVLGHCSMCHAREPVWNNMQWAPKGIHLETPGDVAKYASEIYLQAGLSHAMPPPNAIQMDQESRETIIAWVREVRGAE
- the uraH gene encoding hydroxyisourate hydrolase — translated: MTGYLTTHVLDTSKGCPASGLTIDLFRIEGVTRTHLRTLVTNNDGRTDEQILPEADFQIGVYELIFHAGDYFDACGVAPETPRFLDVIPLRFGMSEASHYHVPLLLSPFGYSTYRGS